In Panthera leo isolate Ple1 chromosome B3, P.leo_Ple1_pat1.1, whole genome shotgun sequence, a single genomic region encodes these proteins:
- the TLNRD1 gene encoding talin rod domain-containing protein 1, which translates to MASGSAGKPAGEAASPAPASAVGGACSQPRKRLVSVCDHCKGKMQLVADLLLLSSEARPVLFEGPASSCAGAAESFEQCRDTIIARTKGLSILTHDVQSQLNMGRFGEAGDSLVELGDLVVSLTECSAHAAYLAAVATPGAQPAQPGLVDRYRVTRCRHEVEQGCAVLRATPLADMTPQLLLEVSQGLSRNLKFLTDACALASDKSRDRFSREQFKLGVKCMSTSASALLACVREVKAAPSELARSRCALFSGPLVQAVSALVGFATEPQFLGRAAAVSAEGKAVQTAILGGAMSVVSACVLLTQCLRDLAQHPDGGAKMSDHRERLRNSACAVSEGCTLLSQALRERSSPRTLPPVNSNSVN; encoded by the coding sequence ATGGCTAGCGGCAGCGCCGGGAAGCCCGCTGGCGAGGCCGCTTCTCCGGCTCCTGCGAGCGCCGTCGGGGGGGCCTGCTCGCAGCCGCGGAAGAGGCTGGTGTCCGTCTGCGACCACTGCAAGGGCAAGATGCAGCTGGTGGCCGACCTGCTGCTGCTGTCGAGCGAGGCGCGGCCCGTGCTCTTCGAGGGCCCCGCCTCCTCCTGCGCCGGCGCCGCCGAGTCCTTCGAGCAGTGCCGGGACACGATCATCGCGCGCACCAAGGGGCTCTCCATCCTCACCCACGACGTGCAGAGCCAGCTCAACATGGGCCGCTTCGGGGAGGCGGGGGACAGCCTGGTGGAGCTGGGCGACCTGGTGGTGTCGCTGACCGAGTGCTCCGCCCACGCGGCCTACCTGGCGGCCGTGGCCACGCCGGGCGCGCAGCCCGCGCAGCCGGGCCTGGTGGACCGCTACCGCGTGACGCGCTGCCGCCACGAGGTGGAGCAGGGCTGCGCCGTGCTGCGCGCCACCCCGCTGGCCGACATGACGCCGCAGCTGCTGCTGGAGGTGTCCCAGGGCCTGTCGCGCAACCTCAAGTTCCTGACGGACGCGTGCGCCCTGGCCAGCGACAAGTCCCGGGACCGCTTCTCCCGCGAGCAGTTCAAGCTGGGCGTCAAGTGCATGAGCACCAGCGCGTCGGCGCTGCTGGCCTGCGTGCGCGAGGTGAAGGCGGCGCCCAGCGAGCTGGCCCGCAGCCGCTGCGCGCTCTTCAGCGGGCCGCTGGTGCAGGCCGTGAGCGCCCTGGTGGGCTTCGCCACCGAGCCGCAGTTCCTGGGTCGCGCGGCGGCCGTGAGCGCCGAGGGCAAGGCGGTGCAGACCGCCATCCTGGGCGGCGCCATGAGCGTGGTGTCGGCCTGCGTGCTCCTGACCCAGTGCCTCAGGGATCTGGCGCAGCACCCCGACGGGGGCGCCAAGATGTCGGACCACAGGGAGAGGCTGAG